The nucleotide sequence CTCCGACAGAAAATAAGCCATCTTTTGTAACCTCTGTATATCGTAAAAAAGTAGCCATGAAGAATCTTAGACGCTACTATTAGAATTTTAAATGTAAACAAGATCACAAAAGATATTTTTGAGTTGTTTGATAAATACAAACCATTTCGTTTCACTCCCAAGTGTTTCAATAAAGCATCTTCAATGTCTCGTGAACCACGAATCATACAAGGAGTTGTACCACAGACCAAAAGATGATATTTGCCAACCTAAAAAGTACTTGCCCAACTCATAACCTCATAATTTCAGATAAAAAAATAGGATGTTTAATATCGGAAAATGGATGTTTGCAACCTTACCTTTGCTCTATTAAACATGGAATAGAATGTTGCAACCTCGTACACACGAATTGGAGCAACTTCTATGACTTTTGCTACCTTCACATAAAACACAACACAGCATTAATGTAAATGAGCATAAGAAGTACAATGTATAAAACGAGATTCATATTAATCAAACAGCATACACAACGGATAACCTATAACAATTCACAAGTTTGTACTGTAAACAACCTGCAAGATTTCTAGGTTTAGCTACCAGAAAAATTTCCAAATAACATCTCAAATACTTATCATCCATTATGATACTAGAGTCTTCATGGGGCATGTAAGCAGCCACGCGATTTGAAAAGAAAATTAAAGACATATATGCAAATACGCAGGCCGACTTACCGCATCCATTGCTGAAACTGGAAGCCATCCCCCATGTTGTTGTTGTGCAAGATCTAGCAGTGGGATAACTGCAGATTGCTTGTAATTAGTTGGATAATGAGACAAAATCTCCTTTACCTGTACGTAGCAAATAACACTCGTTAATTTCTTAAATTAATCAACTCAGCAGCATCAGTACATTAAAATAGCATTAAAACAGAACTTCATTAGTACTTGCTATATCTCATCACATTCAAGGCCGACTGCTAGGCAGTGATTGAATTCGCAAACAATAATACGTACAATTACCTATAAATAGTAAAAAAAAGTATTATAGCCTTCTATGTTTCCCTTAATTCTTATTGTTCAGTACATCATATCTTTAACTTGAACAACGAAAAAATAGGAACACGCTAGTACTTGTGAGATCACTATAGTCGAGTGAACCGAATCAGATTAAATTAAACTATTACTAATAGTAAAACACTAAACATTTTCATAAATTACATAAAATGAAAATGTTGAAGTTAAATTGCTAATACATAAAATAAAAAGTATGATTGATAGTAACCTTAGGTTTGTTAGACTCGTTGAATTCCCATGGAGCATCAGCTTTGTTATCAGGTGTATCAATATGCTGCAAACATAGTAATGGTGatagaaataataattaataataatcataaaaacatATTCAATTAAATTATAATCACATATATACTACCAAACGAAGCAGGATCAATGAATACAAATTGATGGCAGATACTTACATAGTTTAGGGCAGTGGATAACGATCGAGTAGACTGCATAATTATAACACACAAATCATGGAttaaattatgtatatataaaaatggatGCGGAgaattaaatcaaattgaattgaattgaattaaaTTAAGAACCTGAGAAGATTGGCCGAAAATTTGACGGATCTCGAGTAGACGTTTAGATGCGAGACGAGCTAACATTTTTTGGTGCTTGCAGAAGAAGATAAACAGTAAAGAAATGGAGAGTTTATTTTGATAATTTGGGGAAAATAGAGAGACTCGGAATGTAAGCGTGGTTAGCACCAAGTCTAatttagggtgcgtttgtttgctATTGATGGAATAGTTCACCACACTGAAtgcgctgaaccattcagcattcagtgtgTTTGTTtcttctgaatgacatatggtgctgaatggttcagaattcagctcTGAACAATTTAGAGataaaacactctcttaaccattaagagcctaaattatcTATAATATTCTCCTCAAATCATATTCTGATCacctaactaacaagtatattgaattttttattcatgtcacacgttaataaggtagttttagtcagttcatatcgttcattctaaatgattatcaaacagcttattttcattcagagcaaatcttattcagaggctctggaccattcagattctgaatcattcagcactaaatcattcagttttatcaaacacaccctaagacttgttttaattttttttttataactaaaataataataataataataataataataataataataataataataataataataataataataataataaatattgaaaGATACTCCATCGAATAATAAAGGATCTCAAAATTTATTATAACAATACCAACCATTGTAAGGTTTGAAATGAGTAAAACAACTAAAAGACCTAAAGAAAAACTAACTCAAATTGAGCCTTAACTGACGTGCATGCTAAGACAACAACTAATCAAACGAATACACCACTAACCATAAACTTAAACTAAAAGCCTAGAAGTTAAACGAATTAACAACAATCGATGATTCGCAACTAAAGCAACAAACAATCCCGAGATCAATTTTAATTGTAAGGTGTTTTGAAGATTTAACAAGGGCAAATTCCATTTACGAAATCGTCAAGTTGCACACTTCCTTCAGAGACAACGACATGATCATTCCCACATCCATTTATCGTATGAGACTTAGACGATTGGTACGAGATCTCTTAGGCACATGCCCCTTTTTTGAAGAATTATGATATGATTTCTGCCCTTTCGACTTGGATTTGTCCTTTTTCTGCTGTGACCTTTCAAAGCATTTAGCTCTCAttaattgtaacaacccgacttcattaaTCCAAAAACACCCTAAAAATTTTTTTCCttctgggacagtacatctggacggtgtccagaattctggacggcgtccaataacgAAAGCTTGGATGGCGTCCaaccttttgggacggcgtcccaatgaactgtcaggttctgatctcttgtaacgacccggaaatttccgaccaaatttaaaccttaaaccctatatgtttccgacacgataagcaaaaaccctaatgttgagtctagaaagtctgaaatctatatttggataatcagttaccctttgaccaagcctgacgattcacgaacatttatgtgtatatgtgttatatatttatttatagtaaacgataacaaagtattagatatacaatattaggtttcgatataagaatactatattcatcggcgagagtaaaagatattaagattttataaatatttgaaactGTTTTTGTCAAACTATTAACGagtcattttaataaaataaaagttttaatgtttTCTTAAAAGTCGGAATTCTTCTAgaaccttttgacaaatttcaaatgataacggtccgtgtttttactaaaaataaatagttaaataaaatgtatttactaaatatatatttgtgtattttaCAAAACGACTAAATATATTTCAAACGTTTTCGATTTAAAAACATACTTTGGAAAATAACTAGATTTTGATTTAtacaagtaaatgaccacaacactcaaaagattaagttacactttgagtgggttagtttttaattaatttaagtctagttattgataaaggtacacgtcacgtaacgtaaaaggctagttttctaaacgtacgaaagtgcgcccgaaaaaccgaaagtggtacataagtcgtgagaccacgaccgtgtcattttagtaaaaattatatttttaccataaatgtaaatataatataatatttaattaattgaataaattaaatatattataaaaatctAAACATGTAATGTTAAGTTGTTTTCTTTTTTTACGTGTCCATGTTGTTTGCCGCAAATTGcggttcatatatttttttttattttttttttattatcacttTGAAATTTTGAAATTAGTGGGTCCAGAATGAGTCTATAAAAGCCCAACGTTTTGTGCACTCGGTTTATCCTTAAACAATTTAAATATATTACTCCGTAGGCAATCAGAGAACAGATAACATTACTCCATattatttatttctattattaatcatattcataattatattatgatttctattatcaaaatcaatatgattattattatcctaatagtgggattaaaagtaatattattagtattattacacaaAAAATTACTATGACGGGGCTCtgtccaagtgttccaaaactaatTTCAAGAGATGgatagaattaaggaaattatgggttgtagctaaggagattatggatatggatcgggggttttgctcgtgaactAAACTAAAATTTATCGCCTTCGGAGTGTTTATAtatctatcctacaatattgaatcgcaatattgatacgtgagcactctaaacttaatttttatttacttttagtgtgtccctgactagtgctcgagaatttaggatcaagcatgtttatttacttatttttgtcaaaatatacattaggatagaatctgaattagctactcctgcggttaagataagatatatgaattatatgtttttggaaaggtggcgaaaaactataaacttttcatttagatgtcaaatggattcgacggacggatttaaagttatagccaattgaacttctgtacaaatttttaaaaatgaatatttttatttttacgtcgtcgttaaaatcgttattattatttgattattattattattatttattattatcaaaatattattatgattattattatctaaaaacatttaatattttaatccaaaaactattaaattaccatttgatcattattattgtcaacttataattcttattattattaacataaaagttataatttttaacaaaagtattattttttttaatgaaaatattaatattattattattatgattatgattatcattattaaaacaaataatatttttattaaaaattatcaaattattatatttgatcaataaaactgttaaattattattattaacatatttattagaagtattattttaatgaaattattatttagtaatttaTCATTTTGGTATTTTTTAAATAAAGTTTATTTAAcaataaataagttatattatttactAAATGAATTTTGACGATATTTAACTATATTTAATCATGCATAAAATTTTTGAAAATCATTTTAAGTTAAACCgatttttattaacttttatattttagtctcgagcattaggattgaggtacactgtaaattgactttatttgttaaatagatgttaaccaatatataaatatatataattaattaggttcgtgaatcgaaggccaaccttataagttacaaatggtgttatatgtatttttactacaaaatacattaggtgagtatatagtcccttttaaactctaaatatttttgggctgagaatacatgcgctgtttttataaatgatttacgttatggacacaagtgatcaaaaataaattctacgttgagttgtaccatggcatatctctttatacttggtaactgctaattacgtgaggagcgtaaacgcgaatcctgttgatagatctatcgggctgacatccccaaccgggctggacgaccagcatttaacggttgcacagtacttcgtttcgttactacactttggtacggtgtagggtttatttaagagtatgctgctgtggcttttagttaagtatggttaccaagtgctcaacgtcttttcatacacgaggagtgtattatgtataaactttaaatcttgtggtccatggattgttataacgctgctagcatcaaacctatatatctcaccaactttatgttgacattttaaagcatgttattctcaggtacgaattaagtcttccgctgtgcattagctcatattaaggatactagttgggaccatttaagccatgatacaagaacgttgcattcgagtcattgaagatcattaaagactattattaagtaaacgacagattaggtcatttggatattgtgaaatattagacgaacatatcaatttttgatgtaatgatagattgccttttaaatgcaacgtttgtaaaatgtatcatatagaggtcaagtacctcgcgatgttatcaactgttgtaactcatttgtaatcaatatggacatcgtccggatgattagtttcggattcttacagttggtatcagagcgttggtcttagcgaaccaggtctgcattagtgtgtctaactggtaagttgttaggatacattagtgagtctggacttcgaccgtgcctgcatgtcaaaaagttttgcttatcatttctagtcggaaactatctgcttatcatccttaggaatatttcctgcttatcattcttaagtctagacacgtcttactgcatttagtgcatcgatagtgtatagacgaaattcatatcttagcatatctgataaattcatatcttagcgtatcttagacttgcctgacatatgctgtaaattcccatgaagtctacgaaatctttagtatcatatatatagatattctatatagttagaatattatccgacatccaaaaatcatttcatatcgaagatTCTTTCCATTCATCAAATTGTCCTTTTGGCAATGAACCCGAAACACTTACCgacaaacctgttcgagaaaccattttctcttttcttttctgagtatctcgtcacaattatatactatcccatatttctaatcttactcacccgctcgtttcaatcgtcaatcatcccgacataatataagaagttaacgaactacgtgctcgagtaatggttttggagaacttggtgcgaaggttacaaacaccagcggcagcactggcagcataaccagtacctcgagtaacatcaacatcgcaatcttcagtaccagcacCATCAACAGCATCACTATCATCAACGTCAATGGTATCCTTATCACCCTCAAACCACAACcacgtcataaatctcaacgtcacaaattacacctTGAGTATAATCACCGTACTACGTATCGCCCTATTCATTTTATttccgttctacatatcgttctacatcgaatatctTCGATTTATATACCATTCTACCCCATTACCTTCGTTCAATATGGTGACTAAGTAATCtctgatgttttagagattatgtaatctagtattaacgataaatcaaatgagtttaatatcttattgactcattaaatccatgattacatccgatgaaaatatatatgcaagtatattttcataaagattgtaattaaaaattcttttgtacaaactgttaatgatgaaaatattttaacgggtgggtagtacccgaggaatatttagaattcacattaataagttacactgtacattcttcgaatctgattcaacgattatctattatcctacttacaaccaccgatattcgcatccgctcacctcagaataaccattttcattcaaatttcatatttggattttgacctatcagaatccaacaagtggcataacgaagaaaacattggacaaaaataaaaagtgttagaaacaaacgaattaattaattgaaattgtgataggattacacgctaactgttccggctaactgttcccagctaactgattaacatttaatttatcgcaatttacattctcgcaattttaatttctgcactgtacatactgtcgggacacatgtgcaacaatacgtcggattaattctgagacaacacgttgtataatgggtcatgatatatatttatttatttttcgcactttatataacgggacacgtatacaaggtttcgacttatcatattgacccatctatatatatatatatttcggaacaaccatagacactctatatgtgaaggtgggagttggctatacagggtcggagttgattccaaaatatatatatactttgagttgtgatcgacactgagaccggtacacgggtaacgatacgtattaattaattcgaatattatatatttaatttatatatgaaattattggaccattggacaatcggactattggactgctaactttggacaattaaatgaattaaaatgttgattataacatatgaaactaaacaattcttcaagtttgccacttgatttcattctaaacctcattgtatctcgataatcataatcttcgttcaaatcttttcatgattcttgaaaacacctcgatcgagaagttgaaccagccgcaccttgtctacagaagaaagatttatgcacctgaaaaactttcgaatccaaatttatagtttaacacatatcgtgttgaatcctttgccatttattagcaaaaacaaccctacaatttcttttcaggaagctaattatgtcacagctccacttcgacttctcagtgagactactcctattataatctcaatatttataccttgtcctttcgccgtcgttaccggagaaccttttatatttcacaacatcatcagcagacgtaccagcaactcgttatctctttggcgaaatccgcaatcagtattttgaaaatcttgtagaaattctcccagttataccgaaaacgtctatccctaagaattatatatttcgaatgtgaagtttctgaaaaacatcctggactatgaagtagttcttgaaatgctgatgaagcagcaaaaaccgtaaacgaccttaatagtcaaaagtttacgatgaagtacagcATGTTggaaaaacccagaaaaaaaagagaagtgttgaaactgaaaaacggattgagcaaagtatgaaggagaccgtggacaaatcatgaaaactaaaccggacttcaaagaatccaaacgattcagttcctgctgaaatcattagtaagaaccctactccttattctaaacctttttcagatgatattcttcatcaacatcttatcttagatattataagatatcttcatatcttccgttatacatattctccatattgttGGAGACATTTTCACAACTatctttatctgaaatcatttatcactccgtaacatctgcgttacaatataaaagaaactgtgttagtttctaaattctgaaacccccgagtttaaaataggaatgttcagaAGCAGTGTtgcgaactgatgcatgaattagtataatataatgaaacttgatcaacttcattatattacagtaagtcatgttaagtttctaatggaatgtgatgattcacagtactatcatcatgtgacatgttacacggctcttacattctatataaattctaaaaatatcaagaaaatatttcttgataattcgatcttttccagaatattctggtaatttgacaagccaaaatcgtgtcattaccattcctttctgagagcattagctatgttcattccaaatttcatacctacgaattccggaccattacaaaagatgcttagttgaaaaggaggaaaagaaaaagaaaaagaatgaagctccgaaatagaaattggagtataaatcgcagcaaatggaagagagtattaactgtggatgataatgattatagaaaacaaaagtaaggacatcgaagtataagggaagatataaaacccaataatcactcagaaactacaaaccgtgtatatcaatacgtattgcgacgtaaagacacgggagaataagaaacattataattccaaggaaatcataaaagtgaatagattcttctggcggcaaatgaaaaagaagaatgaaagatatgaaggttagaagtataataataatcaggattggatggagcatattaagaatgagtagaggaagaaagaataaaaggtgtggagaataaggaaaacgaagggggtggatttatagcaatatatctgacagagaaatcagaacagattattgcattaatcaaagaagattttgatttcctaAATCACCGCAGAACTAGATTCTATTACGAAGACTTTCTTTccgtaaattccagaaatcaatcataactacatcatcggttaaaacaatttcatatttacccatttcactcttttgtgatagcttcactcgtacgcttcacatgatcgaatcgttttatccatatcttccaataatgataaaactctattattacctcatattcgtcatgaaaacattcctattgttatttatgacaacctctaccaaatttcggggacgaaatttctttaacgggtgggtactgtaacgacccggaaatttccgaccaaatttaaaccttaaaccctatatgtttccgacacgataagcaaaaaccctaatgttgagtctagaaagtctgaaatctatatttggataatcagttaccctttgaccaagcctgacgattcacgaacatttatgtgtatatgtgttatatatttatttatagtaaacgataacaaagtattagatatacaaTATTAGGTTTCGATGTAAGAATACTATATTCatcggcgagagtaaaagatattaagattttataaatatttgaaactGTTTTTGTCAAACTATTAACGagtcattttaataaaataaaagttttaatgtttTCTTAAAAGTCGGAATTCTTCTAgaaccttttgacaaatttcaaatgATAATGATCCGTGTTTTTACTAAAAATAAAtagttaaataaaatgtatttactaaatatatatttgtgtattttaCAAAACGACTAAATATATTTCAAACGTTTTCGATTTAAAAACATACTTTGGAAAATAACTAGATTTTGATTTAtacaagtaaatgaccacaacactcaaaagattaagttacactttgagtgggttagtttttaattaatttaagtctagttattgataaaggtacacgtcacgtaacgtaaaaggctagttttctaaacgtacgaaagtgcgcccgaaaaaccgaaagtggtacataagtcgtgagaccacgaccgtgtcattttagtaaaaattatatttttaccataaatgtaaatataatataatatttaattaattgaataaattaaatatattataaaaatctAAACATGTAATGTTAAGTTGTTTTCTTTTTTTACGTGTCCATGTTGTTTGCCGCAAATTGcggttcatatatttttttttatttttttttattatcacttTGAAATTTTGAAATTAGTGGGTCCAGAATGAGTCTATAAAAGCCCAACGTTTTGTGCACTCGGTTTATCCTTAAACAATTTAAATATATTACTCCGTAGGCAATCAGAGAACAGATAACATTACTCCATattatttatttctattattaatcatattcataattatattatgatttctattatcaaaatcaatatgattattattatcctaatagtgggattaaaagtaatattattagtattattacacaaAAAATTACTATGACGGGGCTCtgtccaagtgttccaaaactaatTTCAAGAGATGgatagaattaaggaaattatgggttgtagctaaggagattatggatatggatcgggggttttgctcgtgaactAAACTAAAATTTATCGCCTTCGGAGTGTTTATAtatctatcctacaatattgaatcgcaatattgatacgtgagcactctaaacttaatttttatttacttttagtgtgtccctgactagtgctcgagaatttaggatcaagcatgtttatttacttatttttgtcaaaatatacattaggatagaatctgaattagctactcctgcggttaagataagatatatgaattatatgtttttggaaaggtggcgaaaaactataaacttttcatttagatgtcaaatggattcgacggacggatttaaagttatagccaattgaacttctgtacaaatttttaaa is from Rutidosis leptorrhynchoides isolate AG116_Rl617_1_P2 chromosome 10, CSIRO_AGI_Rlap_v1, whole genome shotgun sequence and encodes:
- the LOC139872637 gene encoding NADH dehydrogenase [ubiquinone] flavoprotein 2, mitochondrial; translated protein: MLARLASKRLLEIRQIFGQSSQSTRSLSTALNYHIDTPDNKADAPWEFNESNKPKVKEILSHYPTNYKQSAVIPLLDLAQQQHGGWLPVSAMDAVAKVIEVAPIRVYEVATFYSMFNRAKVGKYHLLVCGTTPCMIRGSRDIEDALLKHLGVKRNEVTKDGLFSVGEMECMGCCVNAPMITVADYSNGSEGYTYNYYEDVTPKRVVEIVEALKRGEKPPRGTQNPDRINCGPAGGNTTLLGEPKPPPCRDLDAC